ATATTTGTTCTTTTCACAGAGGATCAAGAGCATCTCTAGAACACGGAAAAGTTTTTGTTGCTAGAAAGTCTGCCTTGGAGTGAGTATGTTTCACTGGTGCCCTTGCTAAAATTCCCTTGATCCACTGGGTGGCTTATCTGCACATCTCGCGTCTCCCTCCCAGTAGATCCCATTCATTTTTATACTGTGTAGATTGAAAGTAGGTATTCCTAACCTTTATAAATGTTCTAGCCATTTGACTATTGCACATCCCAAAATCTAACTTGGATGTGGCTGTATTCTGTATTCACAGAGGCTGTTCTGTTCTGTAGAAACTGGTCTACAGAATAGAATGTCTATTGCCCAATGGCAATCCAGACTCCCCATGGGTGGTCTGGTTCTCCAATAATGTTTGTTCCTAACTTCATTTATATACAGCCCAGGAGAACCCATAACGTAATAGTACCTTGGCCCAGTAGGTTCAGACTTGGATATGATACAGTCCTGTGTTCTCCAGGGCTCCTTTGGAGGCAGGGTGGGATatcaatttaataataaatgaataataagcaCTCTAAGCTTCTGAGACCCAAATATTCACATAGCATGGAGTGGGGATTACAAAAGGCTTCAGTCGGTGGAAAATGGCAGAATGTCTGTGTGAAACGATCTTCTGACCTGGTCTGGCATCCTAATTTGACCCACAAGTCCACCTTCCCCAAACAGAGTCCTTCTGTGGGCAGGTAAAGATGTAGTTCCCTGCTGAAAGCAGGTTTGCTGCACCAgaagtcagtgtaggcagtgccTACAAAGTCTTGTGCCTTTGCTGACATGGTTTGATTTCAATCCACGCAGGCACAGGAAACTGGGTTTGCAGGCACAGTTGACCATTGCTGCTTTTAATGCCTTGTCCCAGTTTTGATTTCATATTGTACGGGCAAAGAAAAGGACTTGCTCTGATGTCATGGTTTTGGCAGATGATTCGCAGTTGAATGCTTTCCTCCCCACCTGTCAGAATGgctcatggggggagggggacctaAACTCTCAGCGTCCTGGTTGGAAACAGTTTGAGAATCTCTTTCTCCACACTACCCCCTCTAAAAAGTGGTGAAGGTCTTATATTTGTTGACAGGCGAATTTTGTAGAAAATATGTAATTTTGTAGAGAAATTACACTCCGAAAAAGAGTGATCCCATGTTACATTTGAAGGAGGAAAAGCAAATGGCCTAGGGAAGCCACAGCCATATCCTCCTGTGGAAATCTTCTGATCATATTCCTGCTGCTTTTGATTCCTAAGTTTAACCACTGGACGTCCTGCATTTTAGCCCCACCCCCTGAAATGTTCTAATGTACTTCTTATTTTCCTCAGTGAACTATTTGAAGTGGAAGACATCCGGACCATACATCACATGTTCATTGCTTTCTTCATCTTGATCATTCTCAGCACCCTCATAGTAAACTTTATTGATGAAGGAAGGTAGGGAAATATTTAAGGGATGAGCtggcggtttgtttgtttttgttttgttttagtgttGGACTTGAGACATTTCATACCTGAACCAATGaaaatgtattgctttgctttTAGTTGAACTAGAAAACCCGTAGCAAGTATTGTATCAAAGTGCTTGTACTGGGGGAAAGACATAGACAAAGTGAGGGAACGTGTCTACAAGAATGAAAAGCTCGAAATTGTAGAAGTATAATTTGAAATGCCCCAAAATCTTTCAAGAGTAGAGTCCCAAAGCTGTCTGTGTGTTGCATGTATGCACATGTGCCTGACTTTAGAGTTCACTTTAATCCTAGATTCTGTTTTTATTGGTGCTTTTTTATTGTTCTGGaattctgtgtgtgcatgttcatATTTTACTCAATTTTGGGTTTTCTTTGTTGGTTTAAATACTACCATAACAAGGCAGCAAACTACAGTAATAACATAATTCTGTGGATGAGAAGCTAAAGGGTAGAAGAGGATGTATTTGTGCTTTAATAAAACTGGCATCGCTTTATCTGAACCATCAAGAGTCTGTGCATGGAAGGAACCTGTGTCCGTGAGCACCCTAGAGAATGAGAACATGCCCCCACCCATGGTTTGCTCATGCTTGTGTTTGTGGCTCTTCTGCACTTGAAGCTGCAGTGCTATGCATGCTTTTCAGCAATCTCACTGGAAccaagtggggcttacttctgagtgagaACACTTAGGATTTGGCTTTTAGGCACGTATCCACTGCAGTGCTAAGGAAtaatcccatcagcacaaggattgccccttctcctcccctgcatgccccctaaatctgttctgggttttcccccaaccatctagagcagatttggggagaatGTGAGGCACAGGCAGGGAGATCGGGCAGAgagagtcctgttgcacaagcaggaaTCCTTGCGCTAATGGGCTGCTTATTTAGCCTTGCATTGAGTACAACCCCCAGTGTTTTATTTGAAGAAACCATCAGGCATTCAGATTGGTCAAAATCAAGCAGCACTTAAAATCAAAGTTCTGCATGCAATTCTTGGAAGGTGTGGAGCCCTGCCAGTACTGACTGAAAGGCTGCAGGCTATGCCACAATAAATACAAGTTTCCCCACATGCGTGTGCTTATCCAAGGGGTCCTGGATCTCTGTAGGGGTTGTATCTGTCTGTATCTGTGTGTTTGCTTTCTTATTTTACAATGTTCTGTGCAATATAAATCCATAGGGTGTACAGTATACTTAAGTTCAGTATtcatttcataagatttatacactGCCTGATTCTAAAAGGAACCTCAAAGATAAAAGATATGAAATGAAATCATGAAAAATATCACAACCATACTCTAaaacagtgctccccaacctttttatcgccacggaccagtcaacgtttgatcattttactgcggcccgctgaggggaggacgttgattgtttatattttatttagattgttttgatttaataattttaatttaattgtaattAAATGTTCCTTGAGCGGCCCAGTACCAaatgatccacggaccggtaccggtccgtggcccgggggttgaggaccactgctctaaaacatacaaaacttagaatactaaaacagattaaaattacagaACCTCAACTTTCATTATAGAATTCCTTAACTGTTACTGATTTCAGCTgatggaatatatattttaatccaAGTATATGATTTTAACTTTCTGTGTTGTTTGAATCTCTTTTGAAGGTCGGTGCTGGAGTTTGATCTCCTGGTCTACACTTTTGGCAAAGGTTCTGTCGTTGCTTCCACTTGGCTTTACATGTTCCTGTTCACCCTGACTGTGCCCTATGGGCTGTTCCTGCTGTGGGCCCAGGGCTACCATGGTTCCTCCCACAAGACAATCCGCTCCACTTTCTTTGGGGGTCTCTTCATGATCTTCCAGATATTTGGGCTTGGAGTGGGACCAGCTTACATAGCCATTGTCTACAATTTACCACCAGCCTCTGCTTTCATAGTGATACTTGAGCAGGTGAGTTTCATCTGGAGAGCTAGTTTCTTGTGGATGTAGCTAaaggtcatttcacaaagtttaAATTAGCAAAATGCTGCTTCTTAACAGAATGTAAGTCCTTCGCTAACCTGTAATTTTGTGTGCACattccacttttgcttctgtctgACTTGTGGTAATATTAACAGTgacaagttttctttttttccaagagATTGGGCCTTAGAGTGTTAGAAATGGTCAGATGCAAAAAGAAACTCACCATAATTCTTAAGGTTCTGGAAGTACGGTGATCGAGAGAGTAATGCCAGTACAACTGGAAGCATTCTTGGAGGATACTGATTATCTCGACCTCTTGCATTCTGAGTGCTGATCTGGTTTGAGACTGAATCTGCTTTGGTCTCTCCATCAAAAGAGAGGCAGAGGAGTTTTTGATGCTattaaccatggtatccttctggactaTCTCTCCCTTAATTGTAAGGTGTCAAATACGTTTTATCTGTTATTCCACTCCTTTAGGTGCGTCTGCTGATGAAAATCTACTCTTTTATCAGGGAGAATACTCCTCGAATACTTTCCTTTATGCCACAGAAAACAAGTGAGTGACTGTTTTCTACAATAATCGTACAGCTGTGAGAATTAaggctccctcccctcttcctgttCTGAGGGTTGGCTTCTGTGATATGGAGACAATTCAAATATCTGTTCTAGTTTCGAAGAATGTCTGTATGGGCCTCCCCATGTTTTGCAAGATTACCAATGCTATGCAATTTGTCAGTCTCCTAATGCTTATTGGAATGGGAGTACACTTCTTGCAAAGGATATAAGAGAATTCTAGGTTTAGTGGAACAGGGGAAAGTGCTCTGACAATAGagggtttattggggggggcgtTAAACATGGGGTAAGGAATTTGTCTTGCTCAATGTAAAAAAAATGTCGGATAAGAATGGCATATAAGCCATCTCAAAATGTATTACTGTATTGCTAAACTCAAGCATTAATAAACAGTTTGAGACCCGTAGAAAAAAGGATGGAACCCTATGGGGTTTATTTTTTTAGTGTGGCATTATCTGGTACTAAACGACTCTCTCTGTTCTGCTTTTTCAGACACCATCCAGGTTCCTAAAGTTTCCCAGTACCTGTATTTCCTCTTTGCTCCCACCCTTATTTACAGAGACGAATATCCCCGGTAATGTCAATGTAGTTGCTCCGTTGTGACTTGGCAATTCTTATAGCCATTGTGATTgcaaggttggactggatgcatGCTTCATGACAGAGGGCATAATACACgggttgggaacctcaggcccagggggcaGGTGCGATCCtctgcagtggcatagcatggtggGGCCACAGGCacggttgccctgggtgcaaaattgttatggATGCAAAAGTTCAACACCCGGGGCAGCCTCTTCTGTCACTGGgatccattgaaaacagcttctccattcaAACCAggagtgacctctccagaccacGGAACGACTCTTCTATGTCTCCTGGGTGATGCAAACAgtattaggcagttgaatgtgcatgcatacacttgtctgtttccctccctccaccaaacCTCTCCTCGTGGCCCTGGGCAACCCACACTACTCCACTGGCCTCTGAGCCTCTTTATCtattgctccactcacttttgcctctggcctcatccaCTGCTGGGTCTCTAACTTAACCCATGgtcatgaatttcagtgggtcgtCTCTGTGTAAAGGTTAGGTTTGTTtagttgtgacgtggggtttgtgatttcagctctcttgacataatatgctggagacagttctctagtaacacttctttattaaagtaaacaagactgactctgagggaaggaaggctacatttatagggacagggaactagctagaaagggatacattttggagggaacaatatcaggcaatcacagtgctgccttttggaggaaaccaataagacagaggatccaaatacagcagcttaaatgaaccaatagtagctgtaccctctggaaccaaaaggcactttatcctaatgcaaatacagacaataataatacagatataaagtcctttgactcaatacacaacagtttcTCTGAATTCTCCCGGAGCAGGCCTAGTAGGATCCAAAATGCATTGGCTCAATGCATATCTCTTTTGAGCACACCAGAGTTTTTTGCTTCTGGTTCCAATAACAGGTGCTCTTCATGCGTTTTGatggggttttttatatatatatagggttctagagcagtgtttctcaaccttttttgggccaaggcacacttgttccatgaacaAAATCACGaggcaagtttcaggttgagctcatccagccagcttctttaagtttgtctaaaaccaccctcccgtggtggtggctgttgagagctgtgctcgccctgcgtcgtgacccggccggcttcctttccggcgggtcagtgttgactattggcggccgccaggcacgtgacaatgcaaatcgcccttctcgtcgtcgcacgtcgcggcacaccagccagcgtctcgcggcacactaccgtgtttctcataagacatgtcttatatttattttttcctcaaaaaaacacactatggcttattttcaagggatgtcttatttttttcctcctcctcctgccgcggccggcattgctgctgcgcctatcactatgtcttattttcggggtatggcttatattccttgaatgcttaaaaatcctgctatggcttattttatgggtatgtcttaaaatatgagaaacagggtagtgtgccgcggaacagcggttgagaaacgctgttctagagTTCCTTTGTAGAAGTTATAGAGGGTTAtctttctatttttcattttctccaATTTATATATCCTATTGCCTTCAACTACTCCTTTCCTTCTTTATGCAAAATAAcaaactgatttaaaaaaaaatagtgcagCTGCACATTTAGTAAAACATGCAGTTTGACCAAAGTTATATCTAGCAAACAGACTTTCTTACGATAAGTATTTGCTGTTCTGGAAGAGAAATTGGTTTGTGTTTACTGCAGACTACATcagctctgcttttatttttttattgcaccTTATTAGTTGCCTTTATCATGGAAAGTAACTCAAAGTGACTTGCTGTCTAGCAGTTGTTTGTAAAATTATCACAAATTAGGTTTCAGCTGATGCCAAGCAAGCTCTTGTCTTGACTTAGGTGTAATGACTGTGACTTCCTTTACTTTTCAGAACTCCTACAATAAGATGGAGCTATGTAGCTACCATGTTTGCACAGGTTAgatatttctcttccttttgggATTCCTGTGTTTCTGAAGCCTTGACAACTGCTAAGAGTTCCTGgttcataaaaatatatactaGCCTACTGGACTGCACAAGCCTGcattagttatttttattttggcatgagaaAACAGAGACAAAGCTTTCTGAAGCTTCCATGCCTGGTCACATGGATACAATAGTACTAAATGACAAGCCTTCCTAAACTGACTTTTAACCAATGTCTGTGTGCTAATCCTCTGATcatcaataaacgttttccaaagTTTAGGAAATTGTGAACAGTGCAGCATctgtatattgtattttaattttgctGAGTGGAGCAGATCAGCTGATTTCAAGGATGGTTGAAGGCTAGCTGTGCAGTGTCACAGATCCTAAAAGTTCAAAGGACAATCTGGAATAAAAagatataaattatttatttatttatttatttatttatacataccccggccatctggctggatttcctcagacggcttccaacagaatattaaaatacaataatctattaaacattaaaaacttccctaaacattctGTTAATCAGCTCTCTACTTGTGGGACCTGCTCCTTGCAGGACAATGAAACCACTAccacggctgctgctgctgctgtcggtAAAGCAGGTGTTCCAACTGGGCCCCTCCACAtatcagggccggctcgtcgtagacccccggtggcgcagggcaccatggcgctggcccgccaggagggcgccgcgagctgcgcccacccacccgctggccggccagtccgccggtccgctgcgcgcggcgcccacctgcccaccgcgctgggaaacggggcgggagggcgccggagagatcgcgctgtgcctgcccgcccgccgcgcagcagcgccgcgcccacctgcccaccgcgccgggaaacggggcggaagggcgccagagagatccggcgtaccatggcgacaggggcgcttaagacggcgctgccacATATACACAGGCTTCCAATGTGTGCTGACTCTGTTGCTTGTAAGTGCACCTACCCTCCCAACTGCTGGCATGGTGAGTCTGAACATGGTGGAGCCCACATGGAATGCCGTTTATCTTAAAGAAGCACGGTCTATCGTAGTGGCACTGAATCCTTTGGTTAGCTGTTGCCTAcggctgcatacacaccagacatttaaaccacatggctTCCTGCCCCCCTTCAATAatattgggaactgcagtttattaagggtgttgggaattagaactcgggggggggggggagtccacgtcccaggattctttggggaatgccatgtgctttagaatcatagaatcatagagttggaagagactctaTACTGTATTATGTTTACTCAGCTTAGATCTGTGCAGCTTTCTCTCTTATGGCTTCCTCCTGTGCTACTTTTATAAtcaagggctttttttttttactcctgtcTAGGTCCTTGGGTCACTCTTCTATACTTCTTATTTATGTGACAAACACCTTTTACCTGCATTTCGGAACTATAGTCGAGAGCACTTTAATGTACGAGAGCTTGTCCTTTGCATCTTCAACACCATACTTCCAAGTGAGTGCTTCTGCTTGTCATACTGGGCCCCTTTTGATTCTGGAATTTATCTaagcaacaaataaaaaacaactggCAACAACTGGTAAAGTATGGCCTGTGGGATGATCTTAACTgtggatctccagggtttccagaCAAGGAAGATTTCCTGGCTCTACCTTTTGCATGCACTCACTACCAGTGAGCTACTGCTCTTCTCTCTGAACAGCTTTTGCAGTATGTAATAATATCAGTACAAGTAGACTGGAGCAGGTGCAATCCTGCTTCATCCATCTCTGCTTTTTGGTCTTGTGTTGGAGATGCAAGCAGTCGTTAGTTTCTGgactcagttcaaagtgctggttttgacttacaAATCCTCATGCGGCTCAGGACCCCAACACCACAAGGGCTTCCTCTCTCCTTGTCACTGCGTAAATATCTTAGGGAGGAGTGGAGGGTGGAACATGCAAACAGAccctttcagtggtggctccctgcttgtatAATGCGGTCCACAGGGAAGCGTGTCTGGCTccatcattaaaaaaattccttcagtagcaccttaaagaccaactaagtttatattttggtatgagctttcgtgtgcatgcacacttcttcagatacctgaagttggtctttaaggtgctactgaaggaatttttttattttgcttcgactcagaccgacacggctacctacctgtaactggctcCATCATTGTCTGTTTTAGGTGCCAGTCAAAAAACAGACAATGGTTCCTAATGGGAGGGTAatcagttacagtcatacctcggtttaagtatgcctcggtttgagtattttcagtttaagtactccgcggacctgtctggaacggattaatccactttccattactttcagtgggaaagttcgcttcaggttacgtatgcttcaggttaagtacggatttctggaaccaattacactcataccctgggttaagtacgcttcagattgagtactccgcggcCCGTCTcgaacagattgatccactttccattactttcattgggaaagtttgcttcaggttaagtacgcttcagtttaagtactccatggacctgtctggaacggattaatccacttcccattactttcattgggaaagttcacttcaggttaagtgtgcttcaggttaagtacagacttctggaaccaattatgtttgtaaaccgaagtaccactgtatttacatggTCATTGTCAAAGGAGGGGGCCAAATCACTCCCCAGGTTCGTCCAAGGTAGGGCATTAAATATGAAACGCAACCAAGGATTCCAGCAAGACAATACCCTTTTATTAACTATACTGCAGTCAAGGAAAATCCCATAAAATGGTGGGATCACAGGTTTCAAGACACTTTTATATTCTTTCACATACAGCTTACATCATGCTAAATATACGAGTTATATGTTGTCCATTATGCATTAGCCATGACATGACATCCTCATGCTCTGGTCAAGACCCCCTTACAGGTCATCACTAATACAACAAACTAGCCTCAGATCAGAACAGCCAAGTCAAACAATAAACAGTCAAACAAGTCAAAACAAgtcaaacaataaacaaacaaacacaatagtTAATCTTTAACTAAAACAGCAGATTCTTTCTCCTTGTTCTAGTCTATATAGTCTGATATTGGTAAAGGACTTTATGCACCTTCTATtcttatatgtacagtggtacctctggttgtggatggGATCCATTTTGGAGGTCCGGACGGATCCCAAGGTTTTCGCAACCCGGAGGACCTTTTCTGTGCATGTACGCATACGCATCCCgaagtttacataaccagagggttacgtaaacggaggtacgactgtataaaggTTCAAGCTAACTAATACTTTAGCAAATATgactaaagaaacaaaaatacatattttttacaTTGAATTATCTAAAACATTATCAATCTTTTAcacttttattaaatttctgaacATTTTACACAAACCAttccaatacattttttaaaagagatttctttTCTGTTCTTGACTTCTCAATCCGTTTTCTGTGATGTTTTCCTTATGCTGCAGCCTATTGTCACTCATTTATCACAATACAATTGTCTCTAATTTTTTCTGTTGCTCTTAGCTGAAAACCTAGTTGTGGATTCTTCATCCTgtaatgtttctttaaaaaatccaaaaaggTCTTCTATTCAAAAAAGTACTCAGCATTAGATTCTCTTATTATAGCTGTTAGCTTTGCTAATTCAACATAGGTCCATTACATTATTATCCATTCCTCTTAATAAGGACTttttcatctttccatttctgtgtataaagaattctagctgctgtacttacatacataaacaatttAACCATCCTTTTTTGAATTTCTAACCATATAATCTCTAGCAAAAAGGCTCCAGTGTTTGTTTTTGGTAAACTCCCTTTCCCCCCTATttttatatctcccccccccatttttatataTCTAAAGGTTCAAGCTAACTAATACTTTACCCAATATGACTAAAGCAACggaaatacatattttttacaTTGAATtatctaaaacaggggtccccaggcttacccgccttcgggccggtgcccgccgcgccgatcgtgcggcgggccggagggcgggagagtgcgcgcgcagtgggccggagggtgggggagtgcgcgccagtgcgcatgtgcacacccatttactggcgcggtggcgcgcttccaggccggaaaaattgtcgaaaattgtttgtgcgcgtGCGTatggcctcccccaacccggaagtgcacctcccccaacccggaagtgcaccggaaatgacctcttctgggtcgggagaggcccatacgcatgcgcagaaactattttcggctattttttccgatctggaagtgcgccgccgtgcAGCGCGCCgaaagagcgggcggcggcagcgggcggcggggggcgccgcgggccggattgggaggccaattgggccgcatccggccctggggccgtagtctgggacccctgatctaaaacattaaaaacattaacaatcttttaaataatattttgttaaaTTTCTGAACATTTTACACATAACAttccaatacattttttaaaagagattcatTTTCTGTTCTTGACTTCTCAACCCATTTTCTGTGatgttttcctccccacccctttgctgCAGCCTATTGTCACTCATCTGGTAaactcccttttttatttttttaaattcctcattgagtcccccctcccctccagagaGATGGGAGAGCCTGCTTGCTCAGTTCGTGGCCTGAAAACACAAGTGCAACATTATACGTCTTCTATTTACAGCATATTTATAAAGGTTCAAGCTAATTAATACTTGAGCAAATATGACAAAGCAACTAATGTACATATTTATACATTTACACATTAACAATATTTAATGATCTTTATTGCTAGGTCCATTTCTTATCCTTGCTAGCTTATTTGCTGccatttgcccctcacagagcttttGCAGTACAGTATCCGTGGCATCAGATCAACAACCCTTTGCCCAACACTGCATTAGCAAATGGTCAAGAGCAAACATCCTCAGATATTGTCCTAAGCAAGGTCAATCAGTACTTTCATTACTTCTATTTCAAGGGTTTGCTATTCTAGAGCGTTTATGGAAACTTGGGGAGCAATACAGAGGGGGGAgggcaagccatttccccctccacatGAATGAAATAAATTAGCCTGAAATACATGTTTTCTTCTTTGCTCCCCAGGTACATTGATGACAATATTCTTATATTTTTTGCTCTTTCACTGCTGGCTGAATGCTTTTGCTGAGATGCTGCGCTTTGCTGACAGAATGTTCTACAAGGTAATTGATGTGCAAGActcatggtctctctctctctctctctctctctctctctctctctctctctctccccacacacacacacattcctttccCTCTGTTGAAAAAGGGAGCCTGTGCCTTTTATTCTGTTGACATTCCTGATTCACAAGCATTTATTGCTATGTGTTGTGTTACTGGGCTTTTCGGATAGTATTTTAACCTTGCTGTGACTTTTAAACAAATGTACGTAAAAAGTTTTGAGTATGGCGTCATGGAAAAAAAGTATGTCCGTTTTATAAATTACAGTATTTCGCAGAACTCGCCTGCAGCCTTCTTTTGGTGTTGGCATATAGTGGCGCCTTTAAACGTCCACAATAAAGTGTTGCTGTATtccttttggcacctgctaaaaacattttgccTATCCAGACAATGTAGAAATTGAAGTGTGTCTTAATATGTTTTTAGCTTATCTGCTGattttttctgatgttttaaacttttattgGCAATTTTGATGCCTTATgtgaaataagcaaaaatctgctcttattccattattgggttctccatcggtcggagaatgtaacagaggccaaccagagaattttgagaagcaaagcctttatttttgctgttgcaacagggtccttcccctcacacaagagatcaaggaaggaacccagaacaaaagagaacctccacttttatcagttttcccatcaccaagaaacaccccctaAATACATCATtccctggtggcgctgtggttaaaccactgagcctagggcttgctgaccagaaggttggcggttcgaatccctgtgacggggtgagctcccattgcttgctcccagctgctgccaacctagcagttcgaaagcacgtcaaaatgcaagtagataaataggaaccactacagcgggaaggtaaatggtgtttccatgtgctgctctggtttgccagaagcggcttt
The genomic region above belongs to Zootoca vivipara chromosome 7, rZooViv1.1, whole genome shotgun sequence and contains:
- the LOC118088449 gene encoding sterol O-acyltransferase 1 — protein: MVGEENISVRNRRSTYETAEEKGHLSKRLEADWSFPQSSNGRVDVDHLVTRKMQLLVEAEQMKPAFMQRIDSHFTEFVNGLIAKSVQLESSPPAFSAEKDGGFKSKGSRASLEHGKVFVARKSALDELFEVEDIRTIHHMFIAFFILIILSTLIVNFIDEGRSVLEFDLLVYTFGKGSVVASTWLYMFLFTLTVPYGLFLLWAQGYHGSSHKTIRSTFFGGLFMIFQIFGLGVGPAYIAIVYNLPPASAFIVILEQVRLLMKIYSFIRENTPRILSFMPQKTNTIQVPKVSQYLYFLFAPTLIYRDEYPRTPTIRWSYVATMFAQVLGSLFYTSYLCDKHLLPAFRNYSREHFNVRELVLCIFNTILPSTLMTIFLYFLLFHCWLNAFAEMLRFADRMFYKDWWNSTSYARYFRTWNVVVHDWLYYYAYKDFLWLFGGKSKAVAMLSVFTLSAIVHEYVLAVCLGYFYPVLFCIFMGFGMVFNFILNDRRKGPIWNVILWSTFILGLGILFCLYTQEWYAHKHCPLENPTFLDYVKPRSWTCHLKV